The sequence ttgccggatttgttagtcaaaacataggatgcatcgaaagttttaaatgaaatgctatgttcatttgatgcattaggaattttcttcttaggcaacttagcatgggttggttgcctagaactagatgtctcacccttatacatataagcatgattagggccagagtgagacttcctagaatgaattttcctaattttgctctcgggataaccggcagggtataaaatgtaaccctcgttatcctgaggcatgggagccttgcccttaacaaaatttgacaatcttttaggaggggcactaagtttaacattgtctcccctttggtagccaatgccatccttaatgccagggcgtctcccattatacagcatgctacgagcaaatttaaatttctcattttctaagttgtgctcggcaattttagcatctagttttgctatatgatcattttgttgtttaattaaagccatatgatcatgaatagcattaatatcaacatctttacatctagtacaaatagatacatgctcaatggtagatgtagagagtttgcaagattttaattctacaaccttagcttgtaacatgtcattcttagttctaaggtcggaaatggtagcattgcaatcatcaaaatctttagccttagcaagtaaattttcattctcaattttaaggctagcaagagaagcattcaactcatcaatcctagcaagtaaatcaatattatcatctctaggatttgaagttgaaacattgcaaacatgtgaattaaccttagcatttaaactagcattttcattcctaaggttgtcaatcatctcacggcaagtgcttagctcactagataacttttcacatttttcaatttcaagagcataagcctttttaaccttaacatgtttcttgttttctttaattagacaatcctcttgggaatccaaaaggtcatccttttcatgaatagcactaactaattcatttaatttttccttttgagctatgttaaggttggcaaaaagggaacgcaaattatcctcctcatcactagcattatcatcactagaagactcatatttagtggaggagttagatttaaccttcttctttttgccgtcctttgccatgaggcacttgtggccgacgttggggaagaggagtcccttggtgacggcgatgttggcggcgtcctcgtcgtcggaggagtcgcttgagctttcgtcggagtcccactcccgacaaacatgggcatcaccgcccttcttcttgtagtacctcttcttctcctttcgcctccccttcttgtcgtcacctcggtcactgtcactagatataggacatttagcaataaaatgaccgggcttaccacacttgtagcaaaccttcttggagcgggatttgtaatccttccccctcctttgcttgaggatttggcggaagctcttgatgacgagcgccatttcctcattgtcgagcttggaggcgtctattggttgtcgacttggtgtagactcctccttcctctcctccgttgccttgaatgcaacgggttgagcttcggatgtggtggcatcatcaagctcgttgatcttcctcgagacttcgatcatgcactcaaaactcacaaaattcccgataacttcctcgggggtcattttagtatatctaggattaccacggattaattgaacttgagtagggttaaggaaaataagagatcttagaataaccttaaccatctcgtggtcatcccactttacgctcccgaggttgcgcacttgattcaccaaggtcttgagccggttgtacatgtgttgtggctcctcccctttgcgaagccggaaccgaccaagctccccctcgatcgtttcccgcttggtgatcttggtgagctcgtctccttcgtgcgcggttttgagcacatcccaaatctccttggcgctcttcaacccttgtactttgttatactcctctctacttagagaggcgaggagtattgttgtttcttgagagttgaagtgctcgatttgggccacctcatcctcatcatagtcctcatcccctaccgacggtacctgtgcaccaaactcaacaacatcccatatacttttgtggagcgaggttagatgaaatcgcattaaatcgctccacctagcgtaatcttcaccatcaaaagttggtggtttgcctaatgggacggaaagtaaaggtgtatgtttggaaatgcgagcgtagtgtagggggatcttactatacttcttgcgctcttggcgcttagaagtgacggagggcgcatcggagtcggaggtcgatgttgatgaagtgtcggtctcgtagtagaccactttcctcatcctcttgtgcttgtcgcctttccgatgcggcttgtgggataaagatttttccttcttctctttgtggtgagaagaggaagactttttctccttccgtttggaggagtccttcttcttctccttcctcttggtgcgggactcttccgatgaagtgctcccgtggcttgtagtgggcttatcgccggtctccatctccttcttggcgtgatctcccgacatcacttcgagcggttaggctctaatgaagcaccgggttctgataccaattgatagtcgcctagagggggggggggtgaatagggcgaaactgaaatttacaaatataaacacaactacaagccgggttagcgttagaaatataaacgagtccgcgagagagggcgcaaaacaaatcccaagcgagtaagcaagtgagacacggagatttgttttaccgaggttcggttcttgcaaacctactccccgttgaggaggccacaaaggccgggtctctttcaacccttccctctctcaaacggtccctcggaccgagtgagcttcttttctcaaatcaaagccgggaacaaaacttccccgcaagggccaccacacaattggtgcctcttgccttgattacaatggagttgtgatctcaagaacaagtgagaaagaaaagaagcaatccaagcgcaagagctcaaatgaacacggcaaatcactctcactagtcactagggctttgtgtggaattgaagaggatttgatctctttggtgtgtctagaattgaatgctagagctcttgtagtagttgagaagtggaaaacttggatgcaatgaatggtggggtggttggggtatttatagccccaaccaccaaaagtggccgttggaaggctgtctgttcgatggcgcaccggacagtccggtgcacaccggacagtccagtgccccctgccacgtcatcactgccgttggattctgaccgttggagcttctgacttgtgggcccgcctgggtgtccggtgcacaccggacaggtactgtttgatgtccggtgtgccagcatgggcgattctgacttctgcgcgcgcagagcgcgcattaaatgcgcggcagagagccgttggcgcggagatgaccgttgcttcggagtcgcaccggacagtccggtgcacaccggacagtccggtgaattatagcggactagccgttggcgttttccgaagctggcgagttcctgaggccgacctcccttggcgcaccggacactgtccggtgtacaccggacagtccggtgaattatagccgagtcgccctggaaattcccgaaggtggcgagtttgagtctgagtcccctggtgcaccggacagggactgttcactatccggtggcacaccggacagtccggtgcgccagaccaggggtgccttcggttgcccctttgctcctttattgaatccaaaacttggtctttttattggctgagggtgaaccttttacacctgtataatctacacacttgggcaaactagttagtccaattatttgtgttgggcaattcaaccaccaaaattatttaggaactaggtgtaagcctaattccctttcaatttgttttaccgaggttcggccctcgaaggcctagtccccgttgaggagtccacttaaggacgggtctttttcaaccctttccctctctcccccgatcacacaaggatcggggagctcttcttcttctcaaggatcactctcgatcccacaaggaccaccacaatctttggtgtctcttgctagcttttacaagcctccaaaactttggaggaagttcaatgggagtcaaaactccacgcgcaaatgaacacaaagatgaagcacacactatctctcgatgaatctcacaaggcactagtgctaaactcaaatgagtagctctcttttgcttgctctctcttttgtggcacttgtgttggttgtagtggtctaaatcttgtgtataggatggatcaatgaatatatgtggttgggagggcttgagtatgtcaactagatgacttggaatgttgcttgggctcccactacATGAAGTGGACGGTtggagtggtatttatagccctcaaccacccatatagccgttggggcgtatctgccagaaattgcactggcggacggtccgcggctagggcccggacggtccgcgaccctccaacggtcgattctgacatcttcaacggatacttctgacagatcaacggttagatcaacggctatctgcctcggtgacaccacgcggacggtccgcccttggtcccggacggtccgcgccagctatataattccttttgatcaacttatcaccttcgggttgaaccaggtcttcacctgcggactgtccgcgaattatagccggacggtccgcgcgttgtagctggacggtccgcggtttagtcggactgtccctgatttgtagttcctggtcgaagtcaactcggtgtcgcggactgtccgccgcaagggcccggacggtccgcacatagtctgtttttccaaaaagcttctcctgtccggaataatctacggtattccggacagtcgatttagtatagttgtagatgaacctttggcacctgtagagcatataatctagaacaaactagttagtccaattatttgtgttgggcaattcaaccaccaaaatcatttaggaaaaggtttgagcctatttccctttcactctccAATACCAACAACAATGTTACTTAACTGAATTTAATAGTCCTATTGTCTCATTGTGTCTAGCATATTGTGTTGAAACCAAGTCTTATGCAAGACCCAGCTTCTTACTATTTCTCTATTTAATTGCTTGCCACATCATGTTTTAGCTTATGTGACACTGAATTAATGCTATGGAAACTAGATGACATGGAAGGTTGTGACTGCTCTAAAGTGCTAAGATTAACCCCGGTAGTTATCTAAACAACTCTCTAAATCTTAAATTTAAAAATCGAACAGAAAAATACTTCTATAATTAATAGAATTGCTAAATTTAGTTTCTTGATATACAACCTCATTTACTCTCCACATTTGGCGACTTCATAGGAACTCACTAAATGTAATTGACATCAATTTCTTTACATTTGCGTGATTATTTTTTCCTTCTCACACAGTGAGGTAGCCAGCTACCGCACACTCTTATTTTCACTTTCTAGCACACGTGTGACACAAGTTTCTTCTTCACCGTCGGAACACTACTGCACCATAGGTTGCACCAACGGACACCACTCACCAACAGGTCATGCTGACCGACCTTTTACTCTCCGGCCTCGACATTATTTGCTCTCAAGCATGTCGTTAGCGAGATCCGATGGGGCATGACTGTCAAAGCTAGATTCAAAATTGAGTTACCCCCTAAATATGAGTAATTATTAGAGACTAAACTATTTATTTACTTCCGATAGCTATTTAACAACTTGCTAAATATAGTTTTAGCAAGCTCTTTTTTAAGAAGTGCTAGAGTTGCTCTAAGTTTAAacacttaggccctgtttggaagtGTAGTATTTTTGCAGTTTTAAAACAATACTATGATATTTGATGATACTATAATATTGGAACACAAAAGGTGTTTGGTTTGTACAGACAAAACACCGTTTTAAATACAATGGTTTAGAGTTTTCGAAACTACACTCAGGACCTCGGTTTTCTTGTCCTCTCTATATACTTTGTTTTTTTTCCAATGAAAACAAACATATCTCTATTTTGAGCAATACCGTGATTTTATTGTGGTAAATTAATACCGTAGTATTTATATCATGTACAATTGTAAACTATAGTATTTTAAAACTAaattatttcaaaattgaatttcCAAACAGGCTCTTAAATTCTGCTACACCTCTAGCATTTCCAAACAGGCCGGCACGCTTCATCAGCATCTGTGGCTCTGCAGTCTGCGCCGTCCATCCGCTGGTGTTAGGCCAGGGGCCCACGCGGGCGCGGAGGGACCAACGGGCGACACACAGCGCCGCAACGGCCACGTGGGGACCACCACGCGCGGTGCCTCGAGTGGGCTGTTAAAAACTCCATTAAACAAACCTGTGTAATTAAGCTCAAATATCTAGTTTCAGATTATGATGATATAGAAAGGAAAAATCGAACTAAAGAATTATGATAATGTAACCTCTCATGTTCCAAGGAAAGAAACAGGTCTGTAAAACTatattgaagtattatcttaatgTTTTATGGTCTAGAGAGATGTCCACTTGCTAGTTGCTACGACACCCAACGCTGAacattctcctcaatcaaatttgGAACCAGTACAGGGTCTTTACAAGAAAACGACCGATACCGTCTCCGCCTTTCCTTCCTTTTGCGCTAGCTTCCACAGCATCACCACCGCCGCCCCAGCTCGCTTCCCTCCCCGCTACACGGACACGGCCGCTCAGCGCTCACCACCGCTTCCATGCTCCTCGCCTCGTCTCCCGCTCGCGAGACGTAGCTCCAGATCCTCTCCCCCACCCACGGCAGCACCGCATTACCCTCAGATCCACCCCCGCGAGCCTCATTTCAGATCCACCCATGCGCCTCCCGGTCCTTTTCGCCCTGCAGCTGGTCGCCTTGGCGGCGGCAGCTTCGGCGGCCGAGGCCGCGGCGACGTTCTCCTCGAGGATGGTGCACCGTCTGTCCGACGAGGCCCGGCTGGAAGCGGGCCCGCGCATGGGGTTGTGGCCGCAGCGCGGAAGCGGGGGCTACTACCGCGCGCTGCTGAGGAGCGATCTCCAGCGGCAGAAGCGGCGGCTCGCGGGCAAGAACCAGCTCCTCTCGCTCTCAAAGGGCGGCAGCACCTTCTCCCCCGGCAACGACTTAGGCTGGTGCGCCTCATTCCTAGTCCCTACCCCCGTTGGATCTTACGTCCCTCACCTTTTAACTGTTCTACTCCACCGTGAATGTCGTAGTGTTAACATTTTGTACAGCAACATTTTAAAAAAATCGGCGTCACTAGTTATATATAAAGAAGGATTAAATTTCTTCTGCCCGTTAGACCCGTACGGTTACATGCCATTTTGGCCGGGATAGCCGATAGCCTGTGTTTTACTGTCAGAGCTAGGCAGCTAGTGGGTACTATTAAACTGTGCATTACTGTttttaaattcggagctacgtgcTAAAGTTGTAAGCTAATCTTATTTCATCTAACTTTCGGTGTGAAGGTTATACTACGCTTGGGTGGATGTTGGGACGCCTACTACCTCCTTTTTGGTTGCATTGGATACTGGAAGTGACCTGTTCTGGGTACCCTGTGACTGTATTCAGTGTGCCCCTTTGTCTAGCTACCGTGGAAATCTGGTATGCATCCCCTTTGTTTAGTAGCTTGATGTTAATATCTGAAGATGTCGTGTTGTAAAACAGCTGTCAGCTTGAGTTGGGACCTAAGAGAATCTGTTTTTTTTTCAAAGATATATGTGGCTTGTTCATGTAAAATTGCTGGTGCGGATGACGACATGTTCCTTGACATTTCTATTACATAATGCACAAACCTTGGTCGAAGAAACTAATACGTGCCATGTAGTTTGCTTTAATTTCCATTGACTACTAACATCACCGTCACCGATCTATGATATGTAAACTTCTTATCGTGTCTCTGCAGTCATCTTCAGTCTGAATTTCACTATAGTCACTGTTCTTGGCCACATACAAGTGTGGCGTAAAGTATGCACAGTTGCACACCATTATGTGACCCTGAAATACCACACGAAAATATCATCTACGTTTTGATGGAAAATAATTTCTCCATCATTCGCGTACAGCTGCAATTTTGGCAGTTCAATTAAATTTGTACTACCACCAAAATGGCACGTGGGTCATGCTACAAATCTCGTGTAATGGTCTAGTGTAAGCTGAACAAGCACAACTACAATTCATTGCCGATTTTAGCTATTACCTGTGTGACTGGCTTGCAAGTTTCATATTCATACTGGCTAGTTTTTGACTTAGGAGTACAAGTGGCAAGTACAAGTGGTGGTGTCATGTGTGAACTTTGGTTCTCTTCAATTTTGTTCATTTTAAGTTTCTTTTATTTCTTCGTAACAAGTGCAAAAACAAAGGAAACTACCATATTTTAAAGCATTTAAGTGCTTATTTCCAGTGATTGATCGGCAGGTGCTCCGTCGTAAATGGAGCATCTATTATGCAGGATAGAGATCTTGGAATATACAAGCCTGCCGAATCAACAACAAGTCGGCATCTTCCTTGCAGCCACGAGCTATGTCAACCGGGTTCAGGCTGCACAAACCCAAAGCAACCTTGCACATACAATATTGACTACTTTTCAGAAAATACTACCAGCTCTGGTTTGCTAATTGAGGATTCCCTACACTTGAACTCCAGGGAGGGCCATGCACCAGTAAATGCTTCAGTTATTATTGGGTAATTTTCTGCTGCTCCCAGTCAACAGGAACTTTGTATTTTTGCTTCATCACCAGTACTGTTTTCATGGCATAAAGGAGTAATGCTACTAGACAAATCAGTGAATCACATTGTCCTCACAAGGATCATTGTTAGTGAACAACATTTCCATTGCTGTACATTTACTGGTGAAGTACTCGTAGTTACTCTGTACACTTCATAGGTATCGGATATGTGCATTTGCATAAGACATTAGTATGTTTAGCCATAGCCGCTTGCTCAGTCTTTGTCTTTTGATCTCATCTTGCGTTGTTACTGAGCTTCAATGCAATGttgtaacaaaataactggagatAGAGATGTTGCTAAATAGTCGATTGTCATGGTTTTCTGACTTTCTGGGACTTAGTTTTACTAACATAGTGTGCCCTTCTGGAATAGCTGTGGTCGAAAGCAAAGTGGTGACTATCTGGATGGCATTGCACCGGATGGACTCCTTGGCCTTGGAATGGCAGACATTTCAGTTCCCAGTTTCCTTGCAAGAGCTGGACTAGTTCGGAATTCCTTCTCGATGTGCTTCAAGGAAGATAGTTCTGGGAGAATTTTCTTTGGAGATCAAGGAGTGTCCTCTCAACAATCCACACCGTTTGTTCCTCTGTATGGCAAACTGTGAGTGGCTCAAAGCAATCAACTTTTATAGTGGCTCTTGTAATTCTTTAAAGCGTCACTTACATCTTTGTTTCGTAATTTTGCAGTCAAACTTATGCTGTTAATGTCGACAAATCTTGTATTGGACATAAATGTCTTGAGGGTTCTAGCTTCCAGGCTTTAGTCGATAGTGGAACATCATTTACTTCTCTTCCTCCTGATGTTTACAAGGCTTTCACAACGGAGGTGAACGTCCACACATTTGCAGCTGGTCCGCTGATGAATATTTTTCAGTACTAATTACGTATAAATTTCAGTTTGACAAACAAATTAATGCTTCAAGGGTGCCTTACGAAGACAGTACCTGGAAATATTGTTACAGTGCTAGGTAACTCCTGCCTCCATTTAGGTCTTAATTTCACTTGTCTGATTGTGTTGAAGGAATTTGCTGATATGTGATTACGTGCAGTCCTCTTGAGATGCCTGATGTGCCAACCATAATCCTGGCATTCGCTGCAAACAAGAGCTTCCAGGCTGTTAATCCTATCTTGCCATTTAATGACGAACAGGTATATCCTCTTTGTTGGGCAAGGGAAAAAAATAGTGTCCTCAAAATCAATCAGTCGAGATAGTCTTGTCAAGTGAATCCTAATTGGCTAACTGTGTCCTGCTGCTGTCAAGTCTAAGCTCCTGAATAGAAATGTGGCTCAGTTGAGCTTGCTTCTATAACATACTGATAGCTGATCTGAGTTAGTACATTTAAAGCCTACATGCACAACTTAGCTAACATAAATATTCATGTTGCTGAGTTTGTTTGATCTTAAAGTATGTGCAGGATAAATGCTTTTGTTTAGTTTGCATGACTGGTTTGCCCATAGACCCCTAGAATGTGATGTTTTTTTTATAAATGTCCTATCTGGAGAGGGGTTTAGGAGAATACAGGTTCTTCGGATTTAATGAGCTACCGATGCCTTATATAGTTGGATATTACCATTCAGCATGCACATGGAATTTGTCTAGCAGCTGATCAACTTTATGCTGATTTATGTTACAGGGAGCGCTTGCCAGGTTCTGCTTAGCTGTACTGCCATCAACGGAACCTATTGGAATTATTGGCCGTAAGTGCCCAGATGAATCTATGCGGTTTTGTTCTTTTGGTATTTAGTATCCATACATATAAAACAATTATCAAATGCAGAGAATTTCCTGGTTGGATACCACGTTGTCTTCGACAGAGAGAGCATGAAGTTGGGCTGGTACCGCTCTGAATGTAAGCCATCTGCCAGAACAGACCAAACTGGGCCGGTACTCGGAAGTCTTTAAAGTATGTTAACGGCCATTTCTTGTGAACGCAGGTCGCGACGTTGACAACAGCACGACCGTGCCGCTGGGCCCATCGCAGCACGGCAGTTCAGAGGACCCGTTGCCGTCGAACGAGCAGCAGACTTCCCCGCCCGTGACGCCTGCAACGACAGGCACGGCTCCTCCCTCCAGTGCAACGACGAACCGACAGATGCTCTTTGCTAGCTCTTACCCGTTGCTGTTTCTGACAATGTCCACTGTGTTCTTCATCTCATGAGCAACTGATAATCTGATATGCTGGTAATCGATAGCCCTCTGTATATTGTATGTGCTTTATATGTGGTGCCTTTTGCTCTATTTTTTTTTGAGGAAACAGTAGGGAACTAAGGCCGATCCCTACTGAAATAGAATTAAACCAAAACAAACAAAAGTACAGAACGGTACAGCACAGGTTCAGGAGACAAAAAAAGGAGACTAAGGGGAAGTGTTTCTTTGCGCGTAGAATAACCAGAACAAAAACTTCCTGTTTACAGCGCTCCCAGGAGATAGCTTCTTCTCTGGAAATGAAGTTATTTTTGACTGACCAAATACTCCATCTCCATATAGAACGAAACCTTGAGCTGGGCTCTAAAACTTTCAAAAATCTCCAGAGACTCTAACGAGTTTGGCACCTGAACCATGGGGGTTGTCCATGGTGCCATCTGTTGCTTGCTCTAGAGGTTAATAGATCAGCTGTATTTTGCCCCCATCATTGGCCCTTGGGTGTCACTCTCACCTGTGCCCCGCTCCCGCGAGAATCGGTCTCAAAGTCTGAACCCTCTCGAGATAGGCTGTAGGCCGAGGCCCTGCGAATGTAGCAGGCGTCGCCCTGGCTTTTGCCTGACGAGCGCCTCATCCATCCTGAATTTCTCGTGCTAGCCTAGTAATCCCCAACTTGAAATGCAGCAATGTAACGTTCAGAAATGGCGCGGAAACGAGCATGCCCTCGCAGTCTCCTTGCGCATCATATTTCTTCGCGCCCACACGCATGGGGGGCCGGGTGATGGGCATGGCCAAATCCACTTTCCAAGGCTGCAGCGACGAAGGCGATTTCTTGCACACTCTCACTCGCCCCCGATCGAACGCCCGGTGCGTGCTCTGCCTCTGCTGGTCTGATTTACCTACTGCAACACGCTATTGCAGCACCATTCCACTGCGCCGCGCAGCACAACCGTCGCAAGGGACGAGACCTCGCATCGCACCAGCACTGCACGGCGCCTCGCCTCACTTTTTCTCCCCCCTCGTCGTGTTCTCTTGTCAGCCTCCAACACAACACGCACACCCTCCCCTCTCCCCCGTCCCCTCCATCAGTCACAGTCCATCTCGCCATTGCATTTGCCTAGTTCAAAAGGCCTCCGAAGTCGCACAGTTCCTGCCGGCGCAGGGTGCCGGCCTCGTACATACAAAAGCCAGAGCCAGACAGTGTCACTCCAGAGCTGGCT is a genomic window of Zea mays cultivar B73 chromosome 5, Zm-B73-REFERENCE-NAM-5.0, whole genome shotgun sequence containing:
- the LOC100193625 gene encoding pepsin A precursor, encoding MRLPVLFALQLVALAAAASAAEAAATFSSRMVHRLSDEARLEAGPRMGLWPQRGSGGYYRALLRSDLQRQKRRLAGKNQLLSLSKGGSTFSPGNDLGWLYYAWVDVGTPTTSFLVALDTGSDLFWVPCDCIQCAPLSSYRGNLDRDLGIYKPAESTTSRHLPCSHELCQPGSGCTNPKQPCTYNIDYFSENTTSSGLLIEDSLHLNSREGHAPVNASVIIGCGRKQSGDYLDGIAPDGLLGLGMADISVPSFLARAGLVRNSFSMCFKEDSSGRIFFGDQGVSSQQSTPFVPLYGKLQTYAVNVDKSCIGHKCLEGSSFQALVDSGTSFTSLPPDVYKAFTTEFDKQINASRVPYEDSTWKYCYSASPLEMPDVPTIILAFAANKSFQAVNPILPFNDEQGALARFCLAVLPSTEPIGIIGQNFLVGYHVVFDRESMKLGWYRSECRDVDNSTTVPLGPSQHGSSEDPLPSNEQQTSPPVTPATTGTAPPSSATTNRQMLFASSYPLLFLTMSTVFFIS
- the LOC100193625 gene encoding pepsin A isoform X1 — protein: MLGRLLPPFWLHWILEVTCSGYPVTVFSVPLCLATVEIWCSVVNGASIMQDRDLGIYKPAESTTSRHLPCSHELCQPGSGCTNPKQPCTYNIDYFSENTTSSGLLIEDSLHLNSREGHAPVNASVIIGCGRKQSGDYLDGIAPDGLLGLGMADISVPSFLARAGLVRNSFSMCFKEDSSGRIFFGDQGVSSQQSTPFVPLYGKLQTYAVNVDKSCIGHKCLEGSSFQALVDSGTSFTSLPPDVYKAFTTEFDKQINASRVPYEDSTWKYCYSASPLEMPDVPTIILAFAANKSFQAVNPILPFNDEQGALARFCLAVLPSTEPIGIIGQNFLVGYHVVFDRESMKLGWYRSECRDVDNSTTVPLGPSQHGSSEDPLPSNEQQTSPPVTPATTGTAPPSSATTNRQMLFASSYPLLFLTMSTVFFIS